A genomic stretch from Lathyrus oleraceus cultivar Zhongwan6 chromosome 2, CAAS_Psat_ZW6_1.0, whole genome shotgun sequence includes:
- the LOC127119117 gene encoding mitogen-activated protein kinase kinase 4: QTHKTVNHHFNPILFILQSTTIPPKHNRNKQTSITTATPHQQNPSTRNGSARRTNQQLVIPFSELERLNRIGSGSGGTVHKVVHRINGRAYALKVTYGHHEESVRPHIVHRDIKPSNPLINSRKQGKIADFGVGRILNQTMDPCNSSVGTLACMSPERVNTDINDGQYDAYAGDIWSFGVSILEFYRGRFPFAVGRQGDWASLMCAICMSQPPEAPPSASPEFRDFVSRCLQRDPSRRWTALRLLSHPLLTRTVSPPLG; the protein is encoded by the coding sequence CAAACTCACAAAACAGTTAACCACCACTTCAATCCAATTCTCTTCATCCTTCAATCCACAACAATTCCACCGAAACACAACCGTAACAAGCAAACCTCCATAACCACCGCCACACCTCACCAACAGAATCCATCAACGCGGAACGGAAGTGCGCGAAGAACGAATCAGCAACTAGTGATTCCTTTCTCGGAGCTGGAGAGGCTGAACCGGATCGGAAGCGGTAGCGGAGGAACGGTTCACAAAGTAGTTCACAGAATCAACGGCCGCGCTTACGCTTTGAAGGTGACTTACGGTCATCACGAGGAATCTGTCCGTCCTCACATCGTTCATAGAGACATCAAACCATCGAATCCGTTGATCAACTCGCGGAAACAGGGTAAGATCGCTGACTTCGGTGTTGGTAGAATTCTGAATCAAACGATGGATCCGTGTAATTCATCGGTAGGAACGCTTGCTTGCATGTCACCGGAGAGGGTAAACACCGATATCAACGACGGACAATACGATGCTTACGCCGGTGACATATGGAGTTTCGGTGTGAGTATATTGGAGTTTTACAGGGGAAGATTTCCGTTTGCGGTTGGTAGACAAGGTGATTGGGCAAGTTTGATGTGTGCTATTTGTATGTCGCAACCACCGGAAGCTCCGCCAAGTGCTTCGCCGGAGTTTAGGGATTTCGTTTCGCGGTGTTTGCAGAGAGATCCGTCGAGGAGATGGACTGCTTTGAGGTTGCTTTCGCATCCTCTTCTTACTCGAACGGTTTCTCCACCGTTGGGCTAA